A stretch of DNA from Campylobacter gracilis:
TAGCGACGAGCTTGTAGTCGTAGTTAATGTGATTTTTGGCGAGCTGAATTTTATAAATTTCGCGCGTTATGTAGGTCGAAGACATCAGTCTCGGATCGAAAAAATCCTCGCTTAGAAGCTTTTTTTCTTTAAGCTCGTTTATTAGCGGGCGCTGCACGGTCGAGACGTAATCGCGCACCGCATTCATCGTATCTAGGATATAAAACGCCTCGCGCCGCGTGTCCTTTAGCGCAAGCTCGCGATAGAAGTTAAAAACCAAAGCCGTAATTACGATATATAGCAGCACGAAAAGCGCTACGATAAATTTAAATTTATACTTCAAAGAGATACCCCACCGCATATAAATTTTTGATCACGTCCTTGCCGATCTTGCGGCGCAATTCTTTGACGATCGCCTTGATCGCCTCTTTGCTGGGCTGCTCGAACTCCCACATATAGTCAAATAGCTGCTCGTAGGTTACGGTTTGATTTTTGCGCGCTAAGAAGTACTCCAAAAGCTTGCTCTCGCTTTTGGAAAGATGACAGGCGCTGTCTTTTACGTAGATGATCTTTTTGGCAAAATCATACTTCAGCTCATCGTTTATGCTAAATATCGGCGCGTGATTTATCAGCTCCGCAGCGACGTCTTGCAACGCCTTTATAAAGGCGTTTTTGTCATACGGCTTAGGCAGATACCTAGTGATCTTAAGCTCCACCGCTCGCCACAGATACTCCTGCTCGGTATGGCTCGAAAGTATCACGATCGGCACTGAGATGCCGGCAGCTCGAATCTTTTTGACGACCTCTAGCCCGTCCATATGCGGCACGCCGATATCAAAAACCAGCGCGTCGTACGAGCCGCTCATCGCTTCATCGAGCGCCTCCAGCCCGTCCTTGACCCCCACTACTTCGCCGAAAAACAGCTGTAGCGATTCGATTATATTTTTTAAAATACCGGGCTCGTCCTCTAGGCAAAGAACCCTTTTATTGGACAAAACGTCCAATAACTCGTAATCTTGCATCTCATGCCCCCAAATTTAGCGCATTTCATTCTTAATCGTCTCTTAAAATATAACTCGCTTAAATTATATAAATTTAGCATTAAACTAACGTTAAAAAAATATACCAAAGCGGTTTGCGCGCAAATTTAAACTGAAAACTACCTATACGTGAGCTTTACGTCTGTATAAGTCGAATAAAAATATCACAAGAACGTAAAAAGGTGGGGCGATA
This window harbors:
- a CDS encoding response regulator transcription factor, which encodes MQDYELLDVLSNKRVLCLEDEPGILKNIIESLQLFFGEVVGVKDGLEALDEAMSGSYDALVFDIGVPHMDGLEVVKKIRAAGISVPIVILSSHTEQEYLWRAVELKITRYLPKPYDKNAFIKALQDVAAELINHAPIFSINDELKYDFAKKIIYVKDSACHLSKSESKLLEYFLARKNQTVTYEQLFDYMWEFEQPSKEAIKAIVKELRRKIGKDVIKNLYAVGYLFEV